The following is a genomic window from Chryseobacterium sp. StRB126.
AACTGTTGCTTGATAAGTTTAGATTGAACAAGTAACTGCCAAGCCTGCTCTTCAAGACCATTCTTTGGACGACCTTGTTGTTCAGCCTGTTGTTGCAGCACGAAAAGTTGATCATTAAACTCTTCGCGGGTGATTTTCTCACCGTTTACTTTTCCTAAAACGTCAGGATTCTTACCAAAAACCTTGTCGATACTATCTGGGTTCACCAAGAACGCCAAAAGCGCTAAGGCTATTACTCCCATTAAAAGCCAAGGCTTACTCCTAATCTGTCCTAAAATTGCCATTTTATAAATTATAGTTTTTTATCAGTTTGCGAAAATACACATTTTTAAGAAATTAGAGAAGCAGAAGTTCTTTATTTTCATTTTAATTCCTAAAGATTATCTAAAAAAGGAAATTTTGACCATATTTTTTAGCAAAAAACAAATGGCATAAGTATTGTGCAATCTAGAACATTATAATATAGCACACGTTTTCAGCGCTTATTATAAAAAATCCATTTAACGATTAAATACGAAAATGACAATTTGTCATTCTTTCCATTATGACAGAATTTGAAGATATAAGTTTAGAAGAAATGATCGGCGACGGTTTTGATATCGTTACTGAAGAAATCAATCTTTCCGATTTTGGGGAGACTGAAAAAAATTCCGAACAGAAAATATTCCCAATACTTCCGGTAAGAAATATGGTTATGTTCCCTAATGTGGTAATTCCTATTACTGCAGGAAGAAAAACCTCTATACAACTCCTTGAGGAAGCGCAGAAAAACGGAGATTTCATCGGAATTGTAAGCCAGAAGAATTCTGATCTTGAGCAACCTACCGAAAAGGATATCTATACAACCGGTACACTAGCAAAGATTATTAAGATTATAAAACTTCCTGAAGGTAACATTACTGCTATCACCAAAGGTTTCCATAGATTTAAAATCAAGAGAATCGTTGAAAACCAACCTTATTTCAGAGCTGAAATAACCAAACTGAAGGATAATAAACCCAAAAATCAGGAGGAATATGAAGCTTTGTTGGAAAACATCAAAGATCTTGCTTTAAAAATTATTGAGCTGGATCCTAACATTCCGAATGCGGCCAATTTTGCGATCAAAAACATTAACAACAACGATGATCTGCTGAATTTCATCTGTACCAATGCCAGCTTCCCGTCTTTGGAAAAGCAAAGACTGCTTGAAGAAAAAAGCATGATGGAAAGAGCTAATAAATGCTATGAAATGATGCATGAGGACTTCAGAAAACTGGAATTGAGAAATCAGATCCACCAGAAAACCTCAAAAGATCTTGATAAGCAGCAAAGAGAATATTTTCTAAACCAACAGATCAGAACAATCCAGGAAGAATTAGGCGGTGGACCGGAGAGTGATGTTGCAGATCTTATCGCTAAGGCGAAAACAAAAAAATGGAACCAGGAAGTTGAGGATCACTTCCTGAAGGAAATTGGAAGATTACAAAGACAGAATCCTAATTCTCCGGACTATAATGTACAGAGAAATTATCTGGATTTCTTCACAGATCTTCCATGGGAAACTTACACCAAAGATATTTTTGACATTGCTAAGGCTGAAAAAGTATTAGATAAAGCCCATTTCGGACTTGAAGATATTAAGAAAAGAATTCTGGAACACATGGCTGTTTTAAAATTGAAAAACAACATGAAATCCCCCATTCTATTGTTGGTGGGACCTCCGGGAGTAGGTAAAACTTCCCTAGGAAAATCTATTGCGGATGCTTTAGGCAGAAAATACGTAAGATTATCTTTAGGAGGTCTTCATGATGAAAGTGAAATCCGTGGACACAGAAAGACTTATATTGGTGCAATGGCTGGAAGAATTCTTCAGTCTATTAAAAAGGCGGGAACCTCAAATCCGGTAATTGTTTTGGATGAGATTGACAAAATTGGACAGGGACTTCACGGAGACCCAAGCTCTGCACTTTTAGAAGTTCTTGATCCTGAACAAAATAAAGCGTTCTACGACAACTTCCTTGAAATGGGATATGATCTGTCGAAAGTAATGTTTATTGCCACAGCAAACTCTCTTTCAACCATTCAGACTCCACTTTTGGACAGAACGGAAATTATTCAGATCGCAGGATACACTCTGGAAGAAAAAATTGAGATTGCAAAACGGCACTTAATCAAAAAACAGCAGGAAGAGAACGGTTTGGATGCCAAATCTTTCAAACTTGGAAATGCTGAACTTAAACATATTATTGAGGCACATACTTCTGAAAGCGGCGTAAGAACCCTAGAAAAAAGAATTGCTTCTGTTGCAAGATGGGTAGCATTACAAACTGCTTTGGTAAAAGAATATGATCCAAAGATTTCATTGGAAAAAGTAGATGAAATTCTTGGAGTTCCAAGACCGAAAAGTTTATCTGAAATTACAGATGCCCCAGGTGTAGTAACAGGTCTTGCCTGGACAAGTGTAGGGGGTGACATTTTATATATTGAAAGCATCCTAAGCAATGGAAAAGGAGCGTTAACGATGACCGGAAATCTGGGAACTGTTATGAAAGAATCTGCTACTATTGCATTAGAATACATTAAGGCTAAACATAATGAATTGGGAATTCCTCAGGAAGATCTGGACAAGAAAAACATCCACGTTCACGTTCCTGAAGGGGCTACGCCAAAAGATGGACCATCTGCCGGTATTGCTATGTTGACCTCAATGGTTTCTTCTTTTAAAAATAAAAAGATCAAACCTCACCTTGCCATGACAGGAGAGATTACTTTAAGAGGAAAAGTACTTCCTGTAGGAGGAATCAAGGAAAAACTTCTTGCTGCAACCAGAGCAGGAGTAAAGGATGTTATTCTTTGTGAAGCCAATAGAAAAGATGTAGAAGAGATTAAGAAGGATTATTTAAAGAATCTGAAAGTACACTACGTTAACAGAATGGAAGAAGTCATAGACATTGCCATTGAAAAATAAAAACAACTTATTTACATATTAACTTCTCAATAAGAAACACGTTCTGAAATTCAGGGCGTGTTTCTGTTTTTACAGGTGATTTTAAGAGTGAATTTTGATATGCAGAAATAAAAATCCACACTGTTTGAATAAAAAACTCTTAAGTTCGATGGGTTTTTCTTATTTTTATTCCTTACTGCAGATTTTAGATTATGAATTTTCTTAGACTTCCTTTCCTTGTTAAAC
Proteins encoded in this region:
- the lon gene encoding endopeptidase La — its product is MTEFEDISLEEMIGDGFDIVTEEINLSDFGETEKNSEQKIFPILPVRNMVMFPNVVIPITAGRKTSIQLLEEAQKNGDFIGIVSQKNSDLEQPTEKDIYTTGTLAKIIKIIKLPEGNITAITKGFHRFKIKRIVENQPYFRAEITKLKDNKPKNQEEYEALLENIKDLALKIIELDPNIPNAANFAIKNINNNDDLLNFICTNASFPSLEKQRLLEEKSMMERANKCYEMMHEDFRKLELRNQIHQKTSKDLDKQQREYFLNQQIRTIQEELGGGPESDVADLIAKAKTKKWNQEVEDHFLKEIGRLQRQNPNSPDYNVQRNYLDFFTDLPWETYTKDIFDIAKAEKVLDKAHFGLEDIKKRILEHMAVLKLKNNMKSPILLLVGPPGVGKTSLGKSIADALGRKYVRLSLGGLHDESEIRGHRKTYIGAMAGRILQSIKKAGTSNPVIVLDEIDKIGQGLHGDPSSALLEVLDPEQNKAFYDNFLEMGYDLSKVMFIATANSLSTIQTPLLDRTEIIQIAGYTLEEKIEIAKRHLIKKQQEENGLDAKSFKLGNAELKHIIEAHTSESGVRTLEKRIASVARWVALQTALVKEYDPKISLEKVDEILGVPRPKSLSEITDAPGVVTGLAWTSVGGDILYIESILSNGKGALTMTGNLGTVMKESATIALEYIKAKHNELGIPQEDLDKKNIHVHVPEGATPKDGPSAGIAMLTSMVSSFKNKKIKPHLAMTGEITLRGKVLPVGGIKEKLLAATRAGVKDVILCEANRKDVEEIKKDYLKNLKVHYVNRMEEVIDIAIEK